The following nucleotide sequence is from Gymnodinialimonas phycosphaerae.
GAAATGCTCCAGCTCTTTCGCAGAGGGCAGGTAGCCGTATAGCAGCAGGAAGCAGACTTCCAGGTAGTGGGATTGCGCGGCCAGTTGGTCGATGGGGTAGCCACGGTGCAGCAGCTCTCCCTTGTCGCCGTCAATGAAGGTGATCGACGATTCGCACGCCGAGGTGGAGGTGAAGCCGGGATCGTGCGTGAACACGCCCGCTTGTCCGTAAAGCTTGCCGATATCGACAACATCCGGCCCGGCGGTGGGCGAATGGATCGGCAAGTCAAAGGATTGGCCATCAATGGTCAAAGTGGCGGTTTTAGGCTCGGCCATGGTCGTCCCTTCGTGAAAGCGCGCGCGGCGGAATGCCGGCGGGATATGGGGCCCACTCGGGAGCGGATGCTCACAAGATGGGGCGGGGGCGCTGCCCCCCAACTTTCAGGCGAGGGAGGCGGCCTCGTTCAGGCGGGCGATGCTTTCGTCCCGGCCAATCACGAGCATCATGTCGAACACGCTTGGAGAAACCGTCCGCCCAGAGAGAGCCGCGCGAAGCGGTCCGGCCAGTTTGCCGAATTTCAGCCCATGGGAGTCCGCGGCGGCGTTCAGAACGCCCTCCAAGGTGTCACGGGTCCAGCTAGCATTCTGCAACTGCGTAGTCAATTCCCGCAGTATACCACGGGATACCGGATCAAGGGCAGCCCGCGCTTTCTCGTCATAGTCGAAGGGGCGATTTTCCAATACAAACCGGGCTTTATCGAGGATATCGGGCAAGGATTTCGCCCGATCCTTGAGGCAATACATCGCACGGGTCATCCCATCTTGCTGCGTCTGCGAAAGCGCCGGTTGCCCGGTGAGTGCCAGATATTCGTTGATCTGTGCGATCAGATCCGCGTCTTCCATACGCGCGATATGCCAGCCCGTCACATTGGCCAGCTTCTTCATATCAAGCCGGGACGGCGATTTGCCGATGCCGCTCAGGTCAAACCACTCGCGCGCCTGTGCGTCGGTGAACAGCTCGTCATCGCCATGGGACCAGCCCAACCGCGTCAGGTAGTTGCGCATGGCCGCCGCAGGGATACCCATCTCGGCGTATTCCATTACGCCCGTGGCCCCATGGCGCTTGGACAGTTTCTTGCCGTCGTCGCCGTGGATCAGGGGAATGTGCGCCCAGACCGGCTCGGGCCAGCCCATGGCGGTGTAGATCTGGATCTGGCGCGCTGCATTGTTGAGGTGGTCATCACCTCGGATCACATGGGTCACGCCCATGTCGTGGTCGTCCACCACGACGGCATGCATATAGGTGGGCGTCCCGTCCGAGCGCAGCAGGATCATGTCGTCAAGCGTCGCGTTCTGGATCGTCACGTCGCCCTGGACCTGGTCCTTGATTACCGTCGTGCCTTTGCGGGGCGCTTTCAGGCGGATCACGTAGGGCGCATCCGGGTGGTCGGTCGCGTCGCGCCAGGGCGACAGGAACAGCGTGCTCTCGCCTTTTTCGCGGGCGGCATCGCGGAAGGCCGCGATCTCGTCCTGGGTCGAGAAACACTTGTAGGCATGGCCTGCTGCCAGCATCTCCTCGGCCACCTCCCGGTGACGGTCGGCGCGGGCAAATTGGCTTATCGCCTCGCCATCGTAATCAAGGCCAAGCCACGCCATCCCGTCGAGAATCGCCTGCGTCGCCTCGGGGGTCGAGCGTTCGCGATCCGTATCCTCGATCCGCAGCAGGAACTTGCCCCCATGTTGGCGCGCGAAGAGCCAGTTGAACAGCCCCGTGCGCGCCGTGCCGATGTGCATGGTGCCGGTTGGCGAGGGGGCGATGCGGGTGACGACTTGGGACATGGAGGGGGGATCCTTCTGCGCCGCCGGTCCCGGCGGGTGCGTTAACCTTTTGGAAACCATCATCTGGCACCGTTGAGGGGGTGGTATCTTGGGCGGGGAAGCCGGGCAAGGGCCGGACAGGTGCCCGGACAAAAGAAGGTGGGTGAATTGATCCTACGCGCGGTGAATGCCGTTCAGCAGGGACAGAGGGGCGCCATGATGCCCTGGTCCGCCGTGGCGTTGGGCTGCGGCGTGGCCCTCTATTTCAGCCTGTCGGTGGAGCCTGGCGTGCCCGCCTATGCCGTGGCGGTTTGCGCGGCGCTGGTTGCTGCGGCGTTGGGCCTGTGGCGCAGAGAGGTCCTGGGCCCCATGGGGATGGCCGTTTCGCTGGTGGCCCTTGGTTTCTGCGTGGCGGGCTTTCGGGCTCATTCCGTGGCCGGCCCGGTGATCGATTTCCGCTACTATGGCGCGATCGAGGGGCGCATCGTGGGGATTGACCGCTCGAACTCGGACGCGGTTCGGCTGACGCTGGATCAAGTGCGGTTGGATGATGTGCGCAACACGCCGCGCCGCGTGCGCATCGCGCTCCACGGCGATCAAGGTTTCATGGCGCCACAACCGGGCGCGATCATCTTCACCACCGGCCACCTCTCGCCACCGGGCGGCGCGGCCGAGCCCGGCGGCTTCGATTTCCAGCGCCATGCGTGGTTCCAGTCCATCGGCGGCGTCGGCTACACCCGTGCGCCGGTCCTGCTGCTGGAACCGCCCGAGGACGGCGTGGCCCCACTGTTCACCCTGCGCATGGGTCTCTCGGCGGCAATCCAGAGCCAGATCGCGGGCCAACCCGGTGCCTTCGCGGCGGCGGTTTTGACCGGGGACCGCAGTGGCCTGTCGCAGGCCTCCACGCAAGATATGCGTGACAGCAACATCGCGCATTTGCTGGCCATTTCCGGTCTGCACATGGGTCTGCTGACGGGCTTCGTCTACGCGGCCCTGCGCACGTTTCTGGCGCTGATCCCCGCCATCGCCCTGCGCTACCCGATCCGCAAATGGGCCGCCGTTGCGGCGTTGCTGTCGGGCGCCTTCTACCTGGCGATGTCAGGCGGCAACGTCGCGACCGAGCGCGCCTTCATCCAGGTTGCGGTCATGTTCACCGCCGTCCTGCTGGACCGCCGCGCCATCACCCTGCGCTCTGTCGCGATCGCCGCGATCATCGTGCTGTTGCACCGACCCGAGACGCTGATGTCGCCAGGTTTCCAGATGTCCTTTGCGGCCACCACGGCCCTTGTCGCCGCCTTCACCGGCCTGCAAGGCGCCCCTTGGATGCGCAAGTGGCCGAACTGGGTGAAAGGGGTCTGGTCGCTCGTCGCGTCCTCGGTCATTGCGGGGGCGGCGACCGCACCGTTCGCGGCGGCGCATTTCAACCGGCTGGCGGTTTATGGCCTGGTCGCCAACCTGATGACGGTGCCCGCGATGGGCTCGGTCGTGATCCCCTTCGCGGTTCTGGCGCTGCTGCTTGCGCCTTTCGGTCTGTCGTGGCTGGCCTTCTGGATCATGGAACTGGCGCTGGAATGGATCCTCGGCGTGGCGGAATACGTGGCAGAGCTGCCGGGTGCCGTCCGCATGGTGGCCAGCCCGTCGCCCGCCGTGCTGCCCCTGATCGCAGTGGGCGGCATTGCGATCTGCATTTGGTTGGGACGCGCGCGATGGCTCGCCCTGGCGCCCATGGCGCTGGGGCTGGTGCTGTGGCAAGGGGCCACGCGCCCGGAATTCCTGATCTCGGAACCCGGCGGCCTTGTCGGCCAACTGACCGACGCAGGCCGTGCCCTCAGTCGCCCGCGCGGCGATGGCTTCGTGGCCGGTATCTGGCTGGAGAACGACGGCGATCCTGTGGAACAAGCCGCCGCCGCCGCCCGTGCCAGTTGGCGCGACGCCGATCCGGGCCGCACAACCACAATCGGCACGCTCACCCTGTGGCATGGCACCGGTCGCGCCGCCTCTCGCGTGATCGAGGAGGCCTGTGTCGCCCACGACATCGTTGTCACCAACCTCCCCCCCGAAGATCCCAGTCCGGCCCTGCAACAGGCCGAGGCAGACACCCGCGCCCGCCTTGCCGCGCCAGAGCCCGCCCCGGGTGCCGTCCGCGCCAGCCCGGCACCGCTTTGCCTGCTCCTCACCCCGCGCGCCCTGCGTGACAGTGGCGCCATTGCCCTCTCGCTCACGGAAGAAGGCCTCGTCATCGACACCGCCCGCGCCCACCAGGGCCAACGTCTGTGGTCTCGCTGAACTGGCCCGCTTCATCTTGCCCGAAAAACTCCCCGCGGAGCGTCCCGTCCCCTACACATCCCCCGCCGCCCGCCTATCTCTTGATCCATGGCCAAGATGCGCAAGAAATCAGACCTGCCCACCAAGACCTGCGCCGCGTGCGGGCTGCCTTTCACGTGGCGCAAGAAGTGGGCGAAGGTCTGGGATGACGTGCGCTTTTGCTCGGACCGCTGCCGTCGCCTGCGCTGATCTATTGCCGGGACCCAAGCCTTCGCATAGATCGGCATGCACAACAGGGTGAAGGGACAAGATATGAGCAACCGTTTGGAAAAAGCGGGCCTCCAGGTGGCGACGGAATTGGCGGATTTCATCGACGCGCAGGCGCTGCCGGGCAGTGGGGTAACGGCGGAAGCCTTCTGGCAAGGCTTTTCGGACCTCGCCCATGAGTTTGCGCCGAAAAACGCGGCGCTTCTGGCGCGGCGCGAGGATCTGCAACGGCAGATCGATCAATGGCACATCGCCCACCGTGACGCGCCCCATGATCCCGATGCCTATCACGCCTTCCTCAAGGATATCGGCTACCTCGTCCCCGAAGGTGGGCCGTTTCACATCGAAACGACGAAGATTGATCCCGAAATCGCCACGGTCGCAGGCCCCCAATTGGTTGTCCCGATCACCAACGCGCGTTTCGCCCTGAACGCCGCCAACGCCCGTTGGGGCAGCCTTTATGACGCTCTTTACGGCACCGACGCGATGGGCTCCAAACCCGCCAAGGGTGGTTATGACCGGGGCCGGGGGGCCCGCGTCGTAACCCGGGCGCGGGTGTTCCTGGATGAGGCTTTCCCGATCGAGGGCGCGTCCCACGGCGATGTGCGCCGCTATCATGTCGACAAGTGCACGTTGCTCATAGATGACAAGCCGCTGATATCGCCGGAAAAGTTCGCGGGCTACACGGGCCGTGCCAAGGCACCTGACTCGGTGTTGTTGGTCAACAATGGCCTCCATGTGGAGCTGGTCTTCGACCGTGCCCATCCCATTGGCGCGCGGGATCAGGCGGGGCTGGCGGATGTGCGGGTGGAAAGCGCCGTCTCTGTGATCATGGATTGCGAGGATAGCGTCGCCTGCGTCGATGCCGAGGACAAGGTGATCGCTTATACAAACTGGCTTGGCCTGATGAAGGGCGACCTGTCCGAGACGTTCGAGAAGGGCGGCGCGCAAATGACGCGCGCCCTGGCGCCGGACCGTGTGTTTACGGGGCCGGATGGCGGTGAGGTGACCGTGAGGGGCCGCGCGCTGATGCTGGTGCGCAACGTGGGGCATTTGATGACCAACCCCGCCGTCCTGCTGAGCGACGGGTCCGAGGTCTACGAGGGGCTGATGGATGCGATGGTGACGATGCTGATCGCCAAGCATGATCTGGCGCAAGAAGGCGGGAATTCTGTCGCCGGGTCGGTCTATGTGGTCAAGCCGAAGATGCATGGCCCCGACGAAGTGGCCTTCACCGACGAGATCTTCACCCGCGTCGAGGCCGCGCTGGGGATGGAACGCCACACGGTAAAGATCGGCATCATGGACGAAGAACGCCGCACCTCGGTGAACCTGAAGGAATGCATCCGGGCCGCCAAGCACCGGGTGGCGTTCATCAATACGGGTTTCCTCGACCGCACCGGCGACGAGATCCATACCTCGATGGAAGCGGGGCCATTCTCGCGCAAAGATTTCATCAAGCGCAAAGGCTGGATCACGGCCTACGAGAACCAGAACGTCGACATCGGGCTGGAATGCGGCCTGCGCGGCCACGCTCAGATCGGCAAGGGCATGTGGGCCAAGCCCGACGCCATGGCCGAGATGCTGGAGCAGAAGATCGAGCATCCACGCGCGGGCGCCAATTGTGCCTGGGTGCCGTCGCCCACCGCCGCCACGCTGCATGCGCTGCATTACCACAAGGTGAACGTCGCCGCCGTGCAGGAGACGCTGGAGAAGGGCGGCAAGCGCGCTTATGTGACGGCGCTTCTGGATATCCCGCTGGCCGCCTACCGCCGCTGGACCCGGGACCAGGTGATCCGCGAGGTGGAGAACAACGCCCAGGGCATCTTGGGCTATGTCGTGCGCTGGGTGGATCAGGGCGTGGGCTGCTCCAAGGTGCCCGATATCAACGGGGTCGAGTTGATGGAGGACCGCGCAACCTGCCGGATCAGTGCGCAACACATCGCCAACTGGCTGCACCACGGGGTGGTGAATGAGGCCGACGTGGGCGATGTCTTCCGCCGCATGGCCGTTGTGGTGGACGAACAGAACGCGGGTGATCCGCTCTATCGACCGATGGCGCCGGGCTACAACGGGATCGCTTATGCGGCGGCGCTGGACCTGGTGCTGAAGGGGCGGGCGCAGCCCTCGGGCTATACGGAGCCGGTGCTGCACGCCCGGCGGTTGGAGTGGAAGGCGGCGTAAGCATCGATCGGGCCTTGCGCTTGGCCCGGCGCCTGTCGCCCTGCGTCGCACCCGTCCGAGAAGGGGAGGAAGGCGTTTCGCGGCCCCTCCTCGGGCCCTTGGGGGCCCTCCTCGCAGAATGAGGGGTGCTTTGCGCGTGCTTGCTTGACCTGTGTCAACGACGCGTGCGGATGGGTCTGTCATCCTTGGCTCAACAAGGAGGATTTTGTATGGCAGCACCCGAAACGAAACAGGCCGAGGCCCGGACAGCGGAAATTCTGGGCTTCGAGCAGGGAGAATATCCCTATCCCAAGAAACTGGCCCGCGGCGTCTACGAGGCCGAGAAGGCCGCGTTGCAGGTTGAACTGCTCAAGGCGCAGCTTTGGGTGCAGGAGACCGGCCAAAAGGTCGTGATGTTGTTCGAGGGGCGCGATGCGGCCGGCAAGGGCGGCACGATCAAGCGCTTTACCGAACACCTCAACCCCCGTGCTGCGCGCGTCGTGGCGCTTAACAAGCCCACCGACGAAGAGCGCGGGCAATGGTATTTCCAGCGCTACATCAAGCATTTGCCCACGACCGGCGAGATCGTCCTTTATGATCGCTCCTGGTACAACCGTGCGGGTGTGGAGCGGGTGATGGGCTTTTGCGAGGCCAATGAATACCTTGAATTCATGCGACAGACGCCGGAGTTCGAGCGGATGCTGGCGCGGTCGGGCATTCGGATGTTCAAATACTGGTTCTCGGTTACGCAGGAAGAACAAGCCGCGCGCTTCGCGTCGCGCGAGACGGACCCGCTCAAGCGCTGGAAGCTGTCGCCCATCGACCGCGCCAGCATCGACCGTTGGGACGACTATACCGAAGCCAAGGAGGCGATGTTCTTCTACACCGATACCGCCGATGCGCCCTGGACCGTGATCCGTTCCAACGACAAGAAGCGTGCGCGGCTCAACTGCATGCGGCATTTCCTGTCGCAGCTCGACTATCCCGACAAGGATCCCGAGGTCGCCACCCCGGTGGACCCGAAGATCGTGCTTCATGCCACTCACCTGGTACAAAACGCCGATCATATCCTTGCCTCCTCCCTTCACCCCGACAGCCGAAAGAGCTGAGAAAGGACCACCACTATGTCCCACACACCCCACGAATTGGCCGACGACTTCCCGGAGCACGTTGAAAAGATGCATGAGCTGCGCGGCTCTGACGCGCATTTCGCCAAGCTTTACGATAGCTACCACGAGGCCAACCGCGCCGTGCACCGGGCCGAAACCGATGTGGAGCCGACATCGGACGAGCATCTGACCGACCTGCGCAAGGAGCGTATGCGCCTGAAGGATGAGATCTACGCCTATCTGACGACGTCCCAAACGCAGGCGTGAACGCGTAAATCTTGAGTGTGGCGGTGTTTTCCGCCACGCTCTCCGCGGGCGCTTCTGCCCGGGGGAGATGACGCGTGGGCATGACCAATTCAAGCGCGGGCTACGGCGCGCTGACCAAGCTGTTTCATTGGCTGATCGTGATCCTGTTCGCCGCCCAATACCTGAGCGGCAACATTATGGTGGCCATCGGGTTCAACGCCGAGTTTGCCGGGATCGGCACCAACACCTATTACAATTGGCATAAATCGCTGGGTCTTGTGGCGCTGGCGGTCGCGATTTTCCGGATCATCAACCGCCGCGTGGGGCAACTGCCGCCCTGGGCGCCGACGCTGTCGGGCTTCGAGAAGAAGTTCATCCACCGGGTCGAGCAGGTGTTTTATACCGCAATGCTGGTGATGCCGATCAGTGGCTGGCTCTACGTGATGTACGGCCACTATGGGGTGAACCTGTTCGGCCTGTGGGAAATGCCCCGCCCGCTGCCCCGCGACGACACCCTGCGCGACGTGTTCAAATGGGTGCATATCGTGGCGGGCTGGGTGTTGCTGGCCGCCATGGTCGGCCACATCGGGCTGGTCCTCAGGCATCAGCTGTTCAAGAAAGACGGGTTGTTAAAGCGGATGTTGTGAGGGGGCAAATAGTAAGAGGCGCGCGGGAGAGGTCGGGCGCTTTGCAGTGGCCCAAAATTAAGCGTCTGTCACCAAGCTAAATGGGGAGATAGCTTCCATCATAAATGCAAGCCACTGAGGCCAGCGGTGGGAGCGTAGCGGGCAGTGCGCGGAGTTGGTCGGACCTGCGTTGTTCGGAGGTGCAGCGCGGAAGCGATACCAATCCGTAGCCGCGATCAGACATGCACTGAGTCTCGATACGATTTCTCAAAGCTGTATTGGGATCGTAAGAATAGGTTTGCCCTCCCATCACCTGCCCACCAGTAGAGGTGCACTGAACGCTGTAGCCCGTGTTGTAGCAGTTCGTTTGGACAGGCGTAGTGTATGTTGGTCTGGTCCCAATCGCTGTGGCGCGTGGCACTTCGCGCAACGCTTGTACTTGGCATTGCGTGATTGCCCGATCAACCTGCGCAAAACTCGCTCCGTCGCGCCAATACCCACTTTCCGAAGCAGGTACACATGCTGTGACGAACGGCAGAATAACGATGAGATTCAGAAAGCGCATTTTGGGGCCTTGCCAATGAAATCAGTGCTCCACCTATGGGCCAGATCACAAAAGAATACAATCGAGAAAGCCTAATCCACGAAGGATATCAATGGCTTGAAGGTCACGTTTATGATTGATAGAGCCAAGTGACATTGTACACCGGGCTTCTTTTTTAATGGGTCGCTCACATCGGCGGCGGGGGGGGAGGTGGCATGACCGTGAATAACTGCGCCAGTTCGTCCACGTCACCGGCCTTCTTCCAGCCATCCTGACCTGCGGTCCAGACCATCGTGTCGCGGGTCAGTCCGCCGTTTCCTGCCATCTGACCCAGATCTGCCTTGGAGAACGGGCCTTTCGTGGCACCGTTTTCGGCCGTGTGCCAGACATGTTCAACCGGTGGGGGCGGCGGGGCCGCCGCAGCGGGCGCGTGGTGTTGCTGCGGTTGATGCATGTTGCTGGCCATCTGGTTGGCCATCGCCATGCCCATGCCCATGCCCAAACCTTCGCCCATGCCGGAACCGGGGGTGGAGGCGGCGGCGGCCATGGCCTCGGCGGTCTGGAACTGGGTGTATTTGTTCAGATCGCCGACCACGCCCATGGATGTGCGCTTGTCCAAGGCCTCTTCCACTGCGGGCGGAAGCGAAATGTTCTCGATATAGAGTTCCGGCAAGGTGAGGCCGTAGGAAGAGATCGTCGCAGAGATCTTCTCGGCCACCAATTCGCCCATCTGGCCCGTGTTCGCCGCCATGTCGAGGACCGGAATGCCCGACCCCGCCATCGCCTGGCTGAACTGCTGCACGATGATGTTGCGGATCTGGTGCGTGACCTCGTCAGTGGTGAATTCACCGTCGGTGCCGACGATCTCGGTCATGAACAGGCCCGCGTTCTCGACCTTGACGGTGTAGGTGCCGAAGGCGCGCACACGGGTGGGGCCGAAATCACTGTCGCGGATCATGATGGGGTTTTTGGTGCCCCACTTGAGGTCCGTGAAGCGCGAGGTGTTGACGAAGTAGATCTCGGACTTGAAGGGCGAGGCGAAGCCGTGGTCCCAGTGCTGGAGCGACGTCATGATCGGCATGTTGTTCGTCTCAAGCATATACATGCCCGGTGTGAACACATCGGCCAACTGGCCTTCATGGATGAAGACCGCGACCTGGCCTTCGCGGACCGTCAGCTTGGCGCCGTACTTGATTTCGTGGCCATAGCGCTCGAAGCGGTAGACCATCGTGTCCCGGCTGTCATCGGTCCATTCGATGACGTCAATAAATTGACCTTTGAGAAAATCCATAATGGCCATGTGGCGGCAACTCCCACGTTAAAAAGGTGTCTCGGTTTTCCAAGATGATATAGGGATGATCGCCCCCGATCCATAGGGAAGTGGGGGAGGGAAATCCTGACCTGTTTTCACCGCACGGGGTGCCCCTGGCCCGGACGACAGTGCAAACGAAAAGGGCGCAGCTGAAGCCGTGCCCTTCCAAACTAGATTTCTTCGTCTGTCAGGCGCCTTGCGCCGGGCGACGGCCCACGTAGCCAAGTCCGCCCAAAGCCACCAGAAGCA
It contains:
- the gltX gene encoding glutamate--tRNA ligase translates to MSQVVTRIAPSPTGTMHIGTARTGLFNWLFARQHGGKFLLRIEDTDRERSTPEATQAILDGMAWLGLDYDGEAISQFARADRHREVAEEMLAAGHAYKCFSTQDEIAAFRDAAREKGESTLFLSPWRDATDHPDAPYVIRLKAPRKGTTVIKDQVQGDVTIQNATLDDMILLRSDGTPTYMHAVVVDDHDMGVTHVIRGDDHLNNAARQIQIYTAMGWPEPVWAHIPLIHGDDGKKLSKRHGATGVMEYAEMGIPAAAMRNYLTRLGWSHGDDELFTDAQAREWFDLSGIGKSPSRLDMKKLANVTGWHIARMEDADLIAQINEYLALTGQPALSQTQQDGMTRAMYCLKDRAKSLPDILDKARFVLENRPFDYDEKARAALDPVSRGILRELTTQLQNASWTRDTLEGVLNAAADSHGLKFGKLAGPLRAALSGRTVSPSVFDMMLVIGRDESIARLNEAASLA
- a CDS encoding ComEC/Rec2 family competence protein; protein product: MMPWSAVALGCGVALYFSLSVEPGVPAYAVAVCAALVAAALGLWRREVLGPMGMAVSLVALGFCVAGFRAHSVAGPVIDFRYYGAIEGRIVGIDRSNSDAVRLTLDQVRLDDVRNTPRRVRIALHGDQGFMAPQPGAIIFTTGHLSPPGGAAEPGGFDFQRHAWFQSIGGVGYTRAPVLLLEPPEDGVAPLFTLRMGLSAAIQSQIAGQPGAFAAAVLTGDRSGLSQASTQDMRDSNIAHLLAISGLHMGLLTGFVYAALRTFLALIPAIALRYPIRKWAAVAALLSGAFYLAMSGGNVATERAFIQVAVMFTAVLLDRRAITLRSVAIAAIIVLLHRPETLMSPGFQMSFAATTALVAAFTGLQGAPWMRKWPNWVKGVWSLVASSVIAGAATAPFAAAHFNRLAVYGLVANLMTVPAMGSVVIPFAVLALLLAPFGLSWLAFWIMELALEWILGVAEYVAELPGAVRMVASPSPAVLPLIAVGGIAICIWLGRARWLALAPMALGLVLWQGATRPEFLISEPGGLVGQLTDAGRALSRPRGDGFVAGIWLENDGDPVEQAAAAARASWRDADPGRTTTIGTLTLWHGTGRAASRVIEEACVAHDIVVTNLPPEDPSPALQQAEADTRARLAAPEPAPGAVRASPAPLCLLLTPRALRDSGAIALSLTEEGLVIDTARAHQGQRLWSR
- a CDS encoding DUF2256 domain-containing protein → MAKMRKKSDLPTKTCAACGLPFTWRKKWAKVWDDVRFCSDRCRRLR
- a CDS encoding malate synthase G; this encodes MSNRLEKAGLQVATELADFIDAQALPGSGVTAEAFWQGFSDLAHEFAPKNAALLARREDLQRQIDQWHIAHRDAPHDPDAYHAFLKDIGYLVPEGGPFHIETTKIDPEIATVAGPQLVVPITNARFALNAANARWGSLYDALYGTDAMGSKPAKGGYDRGRGARVVTRARVFLDEAFPIEGASHGDVRRYHVDKCTLLIDDKPLISPEKFAGYTGRAKAPDSVLLVNNGLHVELVFDRAHPIGARDQAGLADVRVESAVSVIMDCEDSVACVDAEDKVIAYTNWLGLMKGDLSETFEKGGAQMTRALAPDRVFTGPDGGEVTVRGRALMLVRNVGHLMTNPAVLLSDGSEVYEGLMDAMVTMLIAKHDLAQEGGNSVAGSVYVVKPKMHGPDEVAFTDEIFTRVEAALGMERHTVKIGIMDEERRTSVNLKECIRAAKHRVAFINTGFLDRTGDEIHTSMEAGPFSRKDFIKRKGWITAYENQNVDIGLECGLRGHAQIGKGMWAKPDAMAEMLEQKIEHPRAGANCAWVPSPTAATLHALHYHKVNVAAVQETLEKGGKRAYVTALLDIPLAAYRRWTRDQVIREVENNAQGILGYVVRWVDQGVGCSKVPDINGVELMEDRATCRISAQHIANWLHHGVVNEADVGDVFRRMAVVVDEQNAGDPLYRPMAPGYNGIAYAAALDLVLKGRAQPSGYTEPVLHARRLEWKAA
- the ppk2 gene encoding polyphosphate kinase 2; translation: MAAPETKQAEARTAEILGFEQGEYPYPKKLARGVYEAEKAALQVELLKAQLWVQETGQKVVMLFEGRDAAGKGGTIKRFTEHLNPRAARVVALNKPTDEERGQWYFQRYIKHLPTTGEIVLYDRSWYNRAGVERVMGFCEANEYLEFMRQTPEFERMLARSGIRMFKYWFSVTQEEQAARFASRETDPLKRWKLSPIDRASIDRWDDYTEAKEAMFFYTDTADAPWTVIRSNDKKRARLNCMRHFLSQLDYPDKDPEVATPVDPKIVLHATHLVQNADHILASSLHPDSRKS
- a CDS encoding YdcH family protein, with the protein product MSHTPHELADDFPEHVEKMHELRGSDAHFAKLYDSYHEANRAVHRAETDVEPTSDEHLTDLRKERMRLKDEIYAYLTTSQTQA
- a CDS encoding cytochrome b, encoding MTNSSAGYGALTKLFHWLIVILFAAQYLSGNIMVAIGFNAEFAGIGTNTYYNWHKSLGLVALAVAIFRIINRRVGQLPPWAPTLSGFEKKFIHRVEQVFYTAMLVMPISGWLYVMYGHYGVNLFGLWEMPRPLPRDDTLRDVFKWVHIVAGWVLLAAMVGHIGLVLRHQLFKKDGLLKRML
- a CDS encoding SPFH domain-containing protein; amino-acid sequence: MAIMDFLKGQFIDVIEWTDDSRDTMVYRFERYGHEIKYGAKLTVREGQVAVFIHEGQLADVFTPGMYMLETNNMPIMTSLQHWDHGFASPFKSEIYFVNTSRFTDLKWGTKNPIMIRDSDFGPTRVRAFGTYTVKVENAGLFMTEIVGTDGEFTTDEVTHQIRNIIVQQFSQAMAGSGIPVLDMAANTGQMGELVAEKISATISSYGLTLPELYIENISLPPAVEEALDKRTSMGVVGDLNKYTQFQTAEAMAAAASTPGSGMGEGLGMGMGMAMANQMASNMHQPQQHHAPAAAAPPPPPVEHVWHTAENGATKGPFSKADLGQMAGNGGLTRDTMVWTAGQDGWKKAGDVDELAQLFTVMPPPPPPPM